DNA from Mycolicibacterium alvei:
TTGTCCGTCGAACGTGCGGTAACCCTGGCGCGTGACATTCGCCGCGTCGACCAGAAACAGACCGGTACCGCCATCCGGCAGGGCCGCGCTGACGATCAAGGTATCGGCGACGTCACCGGCCAGCACCGGGTTCTTGGTGCCGCTCAGCGTCCACCCATCCCCGCTGCGTGTCGCGGCGGTCGTCACGCTGTCGGAACTCCGCACTCCCGGTTCAGCGTGAGCGAAGGCCAAAATCCTTTTGCCGGAGGCGACTTCGTCGAGGAGTGCACGTTGCGCGTCGGTCCCGACCTCGGCGATTATCGCGCCGGGACCGATGGCTCCGTGCAGCACGGGCTCGGGAGCCAGCCGGCGCCCGATCTCGTTCAGCACCACCATGATCTCGATCTGGCCACCGGAGTCCTCATCGAAACCCAGTCCCAGAACCCCGACTTCGGCGAGCTGGCCCCACACTGCGCGGTCGAACCCGGGTTCGGTCTCGACCACCTTGTTGCGTTTTTCGGTGTCGTAGCCCGACAGCAGGTCACGAGTGGTATCGGCCAGCAGGGTCTGTTCGTCGGTCAGCTGAAAGTCCATGGTTCAACTCACAATCCGAGAATGGTGGAAGCGATGATGGTGCGCTGTACCTCGTTGCTACCGCCGTAGATCGACGTCTTGCGGTAGTTGAGGTAGTGCGGGGCGGCGTGCTGTGCCCAGTCCGGTGAGGCGATCTCGCCGGCCTCGTACGGCAGGGCGTCTGCGCCGGCCACCTCGACCAGCAGTTCGGTGGCGGTCTGCTGCAGCTGGCTGCCGCGAAGTTTGAGTACCGATGAGGCCGGGCTGGGCTTGCCGTCGGCCGAATCTGAGGTCACCCGCATTTGCGTGAGTTCCAGTGCGAGCACGTCGTTCTCGGCCTCGGCCAGCCGCGCGGCGAACAGCGGTTCGGCCAGCAGTCCGTTGGCCGCAGCACGTTCCTTGACCTCGGCGAGGCGCACCTTGGTGCGGGCCACCTGGGCGATTCCGGTGCGCTCGTTGCCGAGTAGGAACTTCGCATAGGTCCAGCCCTGGTTCTCCTCGCCGACGAGTTGGTCGGCGGGCACCCGGACGTCCTCGAAGAACACCTCGTTGACCTCGACGCTGCCGTCGATCAGCTTGATCGGGCGCAGCGTGATGCCGGGGGTGTTCATGTCCATCAGCAGGAACGAGATGCCCGCCTGCTTCTTGGGCGCCTGCGGGTCGGTGCGGACCAGGCAGAAGATCCAGTCGGCATACTGGCCGAGTGTGGTCCAGGTCTTCTGACCGTTGACCACGTAGCTGTCCCCGTCGCGGATCGCGGTGGTGCGCAGCGAGGCGAGGTCCGAGCCGGCCTCCGGCTCGGAAAACCCTTGGCACCACCAGATGTCCAGCGCGGCGGTGGGCGGAAGGAAGCGTTCTTTGATCTCCTGGGAGCCGAACTCGGCGATCACCGGGCCGACCATCCTGGCGTTGAAGGTCAGCGGCTCGGGGACGCTGGCCAACTGCATCTCGTCGAGCCAGATCTGCATCTGATTGGGCGTCCAGTCCTTGCCGCCCCATTCGACGGGCCAGTTGGGGACGGCCAGGCCGTGTTCGTGCAGGATCTTATGCGCGGTGACGATGCCCTCTTTGCCGATCGGCAATCCCAGCCGGTTCTGTTCGCGAAGCTCGGCGGGAATCTTCGTCGTATAGAAGGTGCGCAGCTCATCGCGGAAAGCTGCTTCCTCCGGTGTGAGCGCAAGTTGCATGATCGTCTCCCTGTCGGTGGATCTGACTGCACACTAAACCACCCGGTTGGTTGGGGGTGCCAGAGTCTGGCCGACAGGGTGGTCTGCACCGGAAACCGTCGCGTTGTGAAGACGTTGATTGAATGGATCATCGCTGGCCCGAAACGGCGCGCGGATACCCGATGAGATACCGCAGCCGTGGCCGCAGGGCAGTTGCCGCCGCTCTTCGGCTCGTACCCCCCAGCCCGCCCGGCCGGTGACATCGAACAAGCGTTCAACGTCTACTTAGGCGGCCACGGCTGCTACAAGTTCAAGTTACCAGATTTCCTGGTGAGGGCAGGGATATCGGGGCGAAGAGCAACGCTCTTGAATTGACGCTCAATCTGATTCGGATTGCAGCATCAGAACGGGGTGCGCATCCACGTTCACCGCAGCGACCGTGCCGCTCGTTCAGTTTGCCGAAGTGCTGATTGTCGGACTCCATCGGTCGGGCGACCGGGCGGCGGTACGTTACCCCTGTGGCCAGTCGCCCCGATCTACCCGAGTGCCCGACGGTGCGGGTCGACATGAATGGCTCGGTCGCGATCATCACGCTGGACCGTCCGCAGCAGCGCAACGCGTTCGGTGGTGGGATGCGCGAGGAGTTGGCCGAGGCCTATCTGCGTTGCGACGCCGACGATGCGATCCGGGTGATCGTGCTGACCGGCACGCCGCCGGCGTTCTGTGCCGGTGCGGATCTCGGCGCGGGGGAGCAGACCTTCACCGACCCGGAGCAGGAGTTCAGCGCCGCCGGCCTCGCCGTACCGGCCTGGACCCTGGGCAAGCCGGTGATCGCGGCCGTCAACGGACACGCCATCGGCATCGGCCTGACCCTCGCACTGCAGTGCGATATCCGATTTTTCGCCGCCGATGCCCGGTACGGCGTGGTGCAGGCCCGGCGCGGAATGGTCGGCGACGCCTACTCGCACTGGGTGCTTCCGCGACTGGTGGGTCTGGCCAATGCCGCCGAGATCCTGTTGACCGGAGACACATTCGACGGACATCGCGCAGTCGAACTCGGACTGGGCAGCCGGGTACTCCCAGCCGAGCAGGTGCTGCCTGCGGCACTGGAACTCGCACACGACATCGCGGTCAACACCGCGCCGATGTCGGTCGCGGCCAGCAAGCGGTTGCTGTGGGATTCCTATGACCTCGACCGCGCGGGAGTCGGAAACCGGGAGACCGAGATACACCTGCAGTTGATGGCACACGACGACGCGCGCGAGGGCGTGCGCGCCTACGTCGAGCGTCGGGATCCGCGCTGGACAGGCCGGCCCGTCGACCCCACTAGGTGACTTCGACTCCGGCGGAACGTAATTCGGCCAAGGCCGTATCGCAGCTTTCCGGCGAGATGCCGGCCGTCAGCCCGGTGAGCACACGGGTGTGCAGCCCCGCCTTCACCGCGTCGGAGGCGGTGGCCGCGACGCAGTAGTCGGTGGCGATGCCCACCACGTCGACTGCTTCGACACCGCGCTCGGCGAGCCAGTCCGCCAGCGTGGTCCCGCAAGAGTCGACCCCTTCGAACCCGCTGTAGGCCGCCGACCGGTGGCCCTTCTCGAACACCGCATCCACCGTGGTCGTGTCGAGATCGGGGTGGAACGCCGCACCAGGGGTATCGGCCACGCAGTGCCGCGGCCACGACGTCCGATAGTCGGGGACATCGGCGAAATGCTCACCCGGGTCGATGTGGAAATCCTTGGTGGCCACCACGTAGTCGTAGCCGTGGTCGGTAGCCAGCAGTGCGGTGATACCCCGCGCCACCGCGGCGCCACCGGCGACCGCGAGCGAGCCACCCTCACAGAAATCGTTCTGCACGTCGGTGACGATGAGTGCCCGGGTCTGCCTGGACGACATGGTCCCGACGCTACCCGTCGACCAGCCTTCTGTTCTTCCGTCAGCTCCACGGAGTGACCGGACGATCCATCCGCTGGCCGTCGACATACACATCGACGTGCTCGTCGAAAAAGCAGATGCGGTCGCCGACCGGTACCGCGTCGCTCAGCGGTTCATGATAGGACCAGGCCAGATCGGGGGCACCGCCGGGCACGGAATAGTAGGTGGCCCGGCCTTTGTACGCGCAGTATGTGGCGGTGTTGCTGACGTCGAGCGGGGTCGTGACGTCCGCGCGGGGCAGGTAGTAGCGGGTGGGTAGCCCGGTCTCGAACAACAGCATGGGATCGCAGGATTCGGCCAGTATCCGTCCGTCGAGTTCGACGCGGATGCGTCGTCGGCTGCGCCGGATATCGATCCGGTGGAACGGGTCGTGCGGGTGCGCGACGATCGCCTCGTCTTCCTCACGCCATCCGAAGGTCGAGAAGTCCAGGATCAGGTAGTCGGCCAGGTCTGGGTCGTCGGGCTGAAAGGCCGCGGCGGGACCGCTTTCATCACCGGCGATGACGTCGAATGCCGTGCCGGAACACGTGTGCGCGGTGAACGGCACCGACGGATCCAGGAAGCCGGGGATCTCGTCGTCGCCCACGTCCCCGCCGGCCGGAACCAGCTGTGCCGTCAATGCCGACCGCGGCACCGCATATGTCGGGACTATCCGGCGCGGCTCCCAGACCAGGATGGCTGCGCCGGTGTCGGCCACCGGCTCACCGCCCAGGCAGATCCGAATTCGCTTGGCAGTGGGCTGGTATCGCAGGGCACCCAACTCGCTGCCCAGCAGGTCGGCCATCTTCACTGCCATCGGATCATTATCGCGGCGATGGCAGTGGCTGTCTGCTACTTGACGTCGATATACACCGTGCGCTGCGTGACGGCGCTCAGTGTGTCGGTGCGACTGAAGTTGGGCCCGGGCCGCACGGCGACGACGGTCGCCTCGCTCAGCGGTGAGGAACCCAGGCGGTTGACGATCACCGTGTAACCCTGGGACTGCAGCTCTTTGATGGTCTCTTGGGCGTTGCTGGGTCCGTCGGGTGCGGCAGCTGCGGGGCCTGCGAGGCTGATGGTCACCGCGGCGACGCCTGCGACCACGGCGACGATGATCCGGGACTTTCCAATTCTGGTTCGCACGGGACTGCCTCTCGTTTCCGATATTCGCTACGCTTGCCGATGCCGGATGAAACCGGCAGCTCAGGCGCTTTAGTTCCGATGGCAGAAATTGATCGCTTCAATGACCGGATCTGTGTGAAGGCAGCGAAATTAGCAGCCCTGCGGCTGCGGCAGCGCGACGGCGTCACCTGTGGCCCGACGGTCGCGGTGGTGGCCGGTGCCATGCTCGATCACGTCTACCGAGCGGAGTTGCTGCACCCCGATGGTGATACCTGGTTCGCTGCGGAGCAGGGCCGAATTCACGCGGCGGTCAACAGGATTTGGCCCCGGCGACTGGGGACCACGCCCGCGGGGATGGCCCGTGCACTGACCGACCACAGCGCGAAACGTGGAGTGACGTATCGATGGCGACGCTTCCGTGGTTCCGGCGATGCATTGTCGGATGTGTGCCGCGCTGTCGCGGAGGGCTGGCCGGTGCCGATGCTCGTCGGCCGGCGAGCGGTGCCACGGCACTGGGTGCTGATCGTCGGCGAGGGCCGGGATGTTCTGGAGTGCTACGAACCGTCGTCGGGCAACGTGGTGGCGGTCGGCGTCGCGGCGGTGCGCGGCGCGCGGCTGACCGGATTGGGTTTTCCCCGGCCCTACGCGTTTGTTCTACCGTCGACGCATGGCCCGGAAATACGCGACCGCTGACCGAGTGGGCATCGACGAACTCCTGGATTTCGTGCGCCCCAGACACCACATGGTGCTGACCACGTTCCGGGCCGACGGCTCGCTGCAGACGTCACCGGTGACCGGCGGGGTGGATGAGCACGGGCGCGTCGTGATCGCGAGCTACCCGCAGCGGGCCAAGGCAGCCAACCTCCGGCGCACGCCCCGGGCCAGCGTGACCGTGCTGTCCGAGGAGTTCAACGGACCGTACGTGCAGATCGACGGCGACGCCGAGGTGATCGGATTGCCGGATGCGGTGGAGCCGCTGGTCGACTACTTCCGCACGGTCGCCGGTGAACACCCCGATTGGGATGAGTACCGGCAGGCGATGGTGGATCAGCGCAAGTGTCTGATCCGGATCACGCCTACGCGCTGGGGGCCCGTTGCCACGGGTGGCTTCCCTCCGGCGTGAGCGCCGGCCGACGCGTTGCGTTGGCTAGCAGGTCAAACTATAGTCTGGACACATGTCCAGAGGGTTCGGAGTCGACGCGTGAGCGTGTATTCCCAGCTCAGCACGATTCCGGCCGTCGGGTGATCTGATTATGCGTATCGCGTTGCTGTCCTATCGGAGCAAGACCCACTGCGGTGGCCAGGGCGTCTACGTGCGTTATCTGAGCCGCGGTCTCGCCGAACTCGGCCATCACGTCGAGGTGTTCTCGGGCCAGCCCTATCCCGAGGGTCTGGATCCGCGGGTGACGCTCACCAAGGTACCGAGCCTCGACCTCTACCGCGAACCGGACCCGTTCCGGGTGCCCAAGCCCAGCGAGATCCGCGACCACATCGACGCCCTGGAACTGGGCACGATGTGGAGCGCCGGGTTCCCGGAGCCGCGGACGTTCACGATGCGGGTGGCCCGGATCCTGGCGGCGCGCCGCGACGAGTTCGACGTGGTGCACGACAACCAGAGCCTGGGTTCGGCACTGTTGAAGATCGCCGGCCTCGGCCTGCCGGTCGTCGCGACCGTGCACCACCCGATCACCCGCGACCGGGTGGTCGACGTCGCTGCCGCCAAGTGGTGGCGCAAACCGCTGGTGCGGCGCTGGTACGGGTTCGCCGAGATGCAGAAGAAGGTGGCCCGCAAGATCCCCGAACTGCTCACGGTGTCGTCATCCTCGGCTGCCGACATCGCCGAGGACTTCGGGGTGACACCGAATCAGCTGCATATCGTGCCGCTCGGGGTGGACACCGAACTGTTCAAGCCTGCCGAGCATCGGGTGCGCGGGCGCATCATCGCGATCGCGAGCGCTGATGTGCCGCTCAAGGGGGTCAGTCACCTCCTGCATGCCGTGGCCCGGTTGCGCGTGGCGCGCGACCTCGACGTGCAGTTGGTGTCCAAGCTCGAACCGAACGGGCCGACCGAGAAACTCATTGCCGAGCTTGGTATTTCCGACATCGTGCACAGCTCCAGCGGGCTGAGCGATGAGGAGCTCGCCGCGCTGCTGTCCTCCGCCGAGGTGGCCTGCATCCCGTCGCTGTACGAGGGCTTCTCCCTGCCGGCCGTGGAAGCCATGGCCAGCGGAACCCCGATCGTGGCCAGTCGCGCGGGTGCCCTGCCCGAGGTGGTCGGCGACGACGGGGCCTGCGCCCGGTTGGTGCGCCCGGCCGACGTCGACGAACTGACCGCCGTGCTCGGCGAACTGCTCGACTCGCCGTCGGAGCGCCGCAGGCTCGGCGCCGCCGGACGCCAGCGGGCGCTCGAGGTCTTCAGTTGGGAATCGGTTGCCGCACAGACGGTATCGGTGTACGAGATGGCCCGTGCGCGGGTAGCGAAGAAGGAGGCGTCATGCTGACCGTCGATTTCGACCGTCTCGGTGTCGGACCAGGCACCACGGTGATCGACGTCGGCTGTGGCGCGGGCCGGCACACCTTCGAGGCCTACCGGCGCGGCGCGTCCGTCGTCGGCTTCGACCAGAGCGTGTCCGACCTCAACGATGTCGACACGATGCTGCAGGCCATGCGGGAAGAGGGCGAGGTCCCGCTGTCGGCCAAGGGCGAGGCCGTCAAGGGTGACGCGCTCGACCTCCCGTATCCCGACGCCAGCTTCGACTGCGTGATCGCCTCGGAGATCCTGGAGCACGTCCCGCAGGACGAGCGCGCCATCGCCGAACTCGTGCGCGTCCTCAAACCCGGTGGCGCGCTGGCCATCACCGTCCCGCGCTGGCTCCCGGAGAAGCTGTGCTGGCTGCTGTCGGACGAGTACCATGCCAACGAGGGCGGACACATCCGCATCTACAAGGCCGATGAATTGCGCGACAAGGTGCTGGCGCACGGGCTCACGCTCACCCATACGCACCACGAGCACGCGCTGCACTCACCGTACTGGTGGCTGAAATGTCTGGTCGGCACCGAGAAGAACGACCACTTCGCGGTCAAGGCCTATCACCAGTTGCTGGTGTGGGACATGATGGGCAAGCCCTGGGTCACCCGCACCGCCGAGTCGGTACTGAACCCGGTGATCGGCAAGAGCGTCGCCATGTATTTCGTCAAGCCCGCCGTCCGCGAGCCGGAATCGAACGGGTAGGCCGTAGCGGTGCGAGTTCCTGAGATCCCCGGTGTGCCCGGAGTTTTGACGCCCGAAGACTGCCTGCAGACGGCGCGGTCGATTGCCGCGACCCAGGAATCTTCGGGGGCGTTGCCGTGGTTCGACGGTGGCCACACCGACCCGTGGGACCACGTGGAGAACGCCATGGCGCTGACCGTGGCCGGGTTGATCGAACCGGCCCGGGCGGCCTTCGACTGGTGCCGCACCGTGCAGCGTCCGGACGGTTCCTGGCCGATCCAATTGCGTAACGGTGTCATCGAGGACGCCAACAGCGACAGCAACTTCTGTGCCTATGTGGCGACCGGAGTCTGGCACCACGTGATGATCACCGGGGACCGCACCTTCGCCGAGTTGATGTGGCCGGTGGTGACCCGCGCGCTCGACTTCGTGTTGGGCCTGCAGGCCCCCGGCGGCGAGATCTACTGGGCGGCAAGCCCGTCCGGCCCGGTTGAAGAGGCGCTGCTGACGGGCTGCGCCAGTGTGTACCACAGCATCCGGTGCGGGCTGGCGCTCGCCGACTATCTCGACGACCCCCAGCCGGAATGGGAAGTCGCCGTAGGGCGACTCGGCCACGCTATCGCCACACACCCAGAGGCGTTCTCCGCCAAGGACACCCACGCGATGGAGTGGTATTACCCGGTACTCGGCGGTGCGCTGCGCGGGGCAGCGGCCCGAGCGCGCATCGACGACCGGTGGGCCGACTTCGTGGTGCCCGGACTGGGCATCCGTTGCGTCGATCACCGGCCGTGGGTCACCGGCGCAGAGACCTGCGAACTGGTGATGGCCCTGGACGCGATCGGTGACACCCGGCGAGCCCAGGAGCAGTTCGCGGCCATGCAGCACCTACGCGAAGACGACGGTTCCTATTGGACCGGTTTGGTTTTCGCCGACGGCAAGCGCTGGCCGGAGGAACGCACCACCTGGACCGGCGCGGCCATGATCCTGGCCGCCGACGCGCTGTCGCAGACCACCACGGCCGGCGGCATCTTCCGGGGCGTCGGGCTGCCGCGAGGCCTGGAGGGCGAGTACGACTGCGAGTGTGTGGCGGGGCGGTCGCACCTGGATAAACGGGCGTAGCCAGTAGCTATTGCGCGGGTTGCATCTTCAACTTCCACTGTTCCGTCACTGCGAGAAGGGCCCCAGGCGCCGGGTCCGTCAGTGCTACGAGGTTGCCGACCTGCCGCGGCGTGCCCCTGTGCTCGAACAACGCGATGCATGTGCCGCCATCAAGGCGAGGCGGAACTGCACACCCGCTGCGCCCCGTTCGAAGAGATCGCCCGCGATCGTCTGGGTCACGATGCGCCGTTTGGCCGTGATCTCGTGCAGGTCTAGGTGTTCCATCTCGTGAGCGACAAGCAGTGACTGGTGGCGATCCTCCAACGTCTGTCGGGTGGCGGGATCGAACAGGTCGACCAATTCACCATGTAGTTCGAGGATGGCCGACGCGAGAACAATCTCCCGGCGCCATTTCGCCGTCACCGACTCAGTTGGAATATCGTCGGCGGCCTCGGGGCCGTAGCGCTTGATATGGCGTTGGCGGGCCGCCAGATTTGGGCGGAAGTCCGTCAGGACCTCCCGCAGACAGGTCTCCTGGAAGTCAGCGAAATACATTGTCCGGAAACGATGCAGCTCGGCAATATCATCGAATCGATGGTTGAACGCGTACATGTCCAGCGGTGTGAACTCCAGCGGCGCCGCGTGATACCCGACCCGCCACAACGGGCCGGCCT
Protein-coding regions in this window:
- a CDS encoding acyl-CoA dehydrogenase family protein; amino-acid sequence: MDFQLTDEQTLLADTTRDLLSGYDTEKRNKVVETEPGFDRAVWGQLAEVGVLGLGFDEDSGGQIEIMVVLNEIGRRLAPEPVLHGAIGPGAIIAEVGTDAQRALLDEVASGKRILAFAHAEPGVRSSDSVTTAATRSGDGWTLSGTKNPVLAGDVADTLIVSAALPDGGTGLFLVDAANVTRQGYRTFDGQRGAQIELASAAAEPLGEAADAGDAIANALVRISAGLCAEAVGAMDESLRLTADYLKARKQFGVTLSKFQTLTQRAADMYMSLELAQSMGTYAAMSIADGELDPVIAARAKLQIGRSGRHIAQESIQLHGGIGVTAEYPIGHYAARLTAIEHTLGSSADQLRTLVDQLDTYEIATL
- a CDS encoding acyl-CoA dehydrogenase family protein — encoded protein: MQLALTPEEAAFRDELRTFYTTKIPAELREQNRLGLPIGKEGIVTAHKILHEHGLAVPNWPVEWGGKDWTPNQMQIWLDEMQLASVPEPLTFNARMVGPVIAEFGSQEIKERFLPPTAALDIWWCQGFSEPEAGSDLASLRTTAIRDGDSYVVNGQKTWTTLGQYADWIFCLVRTDPQAPKKQAGISFLLMDMNTPGITLRPIKLIDGSVEVNEVFFEDVRVPADQLVGEENQGWTYAKFLLGNERTGIAQVARTKVRLAEVKERAAANGLLAEPLFAARLAEAENDVLALELTQMRVTSDSADGKPSPASSVLKLRGSQLQQTATELLVEVAGADALPYEAGEIASPDWAQHAAPHYLNYRKTSIYGGSNEVQRTIIASTILGL
- a CDS encoding enoyl-CoA hydratase/isomerase family protein, producing the protein MNGSVAIITLDRPQQRNAFGGGMREELAEAYLRCDADDAIRVIVLTGTPPAFCAGADLGAGEQTFTDPEQEFSAAGLAVPAWTLGKPVIAAVNGHAIGIGLTLALQCDIRFFAADARYGVVQARRGMVGDAYSHWVLPRLVGLANAAEILLTGDTFDGHRAVELGLGSRVLPAEQVLPAALELAHDIAVNTAPMSVAASKRLLWDSYDLDRAGVGNRETEIHLQLMAHDDAREGVRAYVERRDPRWTGRPVDPTR
- a CDS encoding isochorismatase family protein, with amino-acid sequence MSSRQTRALIVTDVQNDFCEGGSLAVAGGAAVARGITALLATDHGYDYVVATKDFHIDPGEHFADVPDYRTSWPRHCVADTPGAAFHPDLDTTTVDAVFEKGHRSAAYSGFEGVDSCGTTLADWLAERGVEAVDVVGIATDYCVAATASDAVKAGLHTRVLTGLTAGISPESCDTALAELRSAGVEVT
- a CDS encoding DUF427 domain-containing protein, whose translation is MAVKMADLLGSELGALRYQPTAKRIRICLGGEPVADTGAAILVWEPRRIVPTYAVPRSALTAQLVPAGGDVGDDEIPGFLDPSVPFTAHTCSGTAFDVIAGDESGPAAAFQPDDPDLADYLILDFSTFGWREEDEAIVAHPHDPFHRIDIRRSRRRIRVELDGRILAESCDPMLLFETGLPTRYYLPRADVTTPLDVSNTATYCAYKGRATYYSVPGGAPDLAWSYHEPLSDAVPVGDRICFFDEHVDVYVDGQRMDRPVTPWS
- a CDS encoding PPOX class F420-dependent oxidoreductase; this translates as MARKYATADRVGIDELLDFVRPRHHMVLTTFRADGSLQTSPVTGGVDEHGRVVIASYPQRAKAANLRRTPRASVTVLSEEFNGPYVQIDGDAEVIGLPDAVEPLVDYFRTVAGEHPDWDEYRQAMVDQRKCLIRITPTRWGPVATGGFPPA
- a CDS encoding glycosyltransferase family 4 protein; the encoded protein is MRIALLSYRSKTHCGGQGVYVRYLSRGLAELGHHVEVFSGQPYPEGLDPRVTLTKVPSLDLYREPDPFRVPKPSEIRDHIDALELGTMWSAGFPEPRTFTMRVARILAARRDEFDVVHDNQSLGSALLKIAGLGLPVVATVHHPITRDRVVDVAAAKWWRKPLVRRWYGFAEMQKKVARKIPELLTVSSSSAADIAEDFGVTPNQLHIVPLGVDTELFKPAEHRVRGRIIAIASADVPLKGVSHLLHAVARLRVARDLDVQLVSKLEPNGPTEKLIAELGISDIVHSSSGLSDEELAALLSSAEVACIPSLYEGFSLPAVEAMASGTPIVASRAGALPEVVGDDGACARLVRPADVDELTAVLGELLDSPSERRRLGAAGRQRALEVFSWESVAAQTVSVYEMARARVAKKEASC
- a CDS encoding class I SAM-dependent methyltransferase → MLTVDFDRLGVGPGTTVIDVGCGAGRHTFEAYRRGASVVGFDQSVSDLNDVDTMLQAMREEGEVPLSAKGEAVKGDALDLPYPDASFDCVIASEILEHVPQDERAIAELVRVLKPGGALAITVPRWLPEKLCWLLSDEYHANEGGHIRIYKADELRDKVLAHGLTLTHTHHEHALHSPYWWLKCLVGTEKNDHFAVKAYHQLLVWDMMGKPWVTRTAESVLNPVIGKSVAMYFVKPAVREPESNG
- a CDS encoding prenyltransferase, whose amino-acid sequence is MRVPEIPGVPGVLTPEDCLQTARSIAATQESSGALPWFDGGHTDPWDHVENAMALTVAGLIEPARAAFDWCRTVQRPDGSWPIQLRNGVIEDANSDSNFCAYVATGVWHHVMITGDRTFAELMWPVVTRALDFVLGLQAPGGEIYWAASPSGPVEEALLTGCASVYHSIRCGLALADYLDDPQPEWEVAVGRLGHAIATHPEAFSAKDTHAMEWYYPVLGGALRGAAARARIDDRWADFVVPGLGIRCVDHRPWVTGAETCELVMALDAIGDTRRAQEQFAAMQHLREDDGSYWTGLVFADGKRWPEERTTWTGAAMILAADALSQTTTAGGIFRGVGLPRGLEGEYDCECVAGRSHLDKRA